A section of the Leptospira semungkisensis genome encodes:
- a CDS encoding TIGR04452 family lipoprotein — translation MRVKILAVASFFYFLANCAVANQTGATDRYKGSVAKTKIQEAATTGAALYAVAAQDASGATYINNIVLPPILANFTPTEYYAKADVDSCAEEIKNFAALGVRPVVTVLFGTCTNIQPDGLVTQKI, via the coding sequence ATGCGGGTAAAAATCCTAGCAGTCGCGTCGTTTTTCTATTTTCTCGCAAATTGCGCGGTAGCCAACCAAACGGGAGCCACAGATCGTTATAAGGGAAGTGTGGCTAAGACCAAGATCCAAGAGGCTGCCACTACCGGAGCTGCCTTGTATGCCGTTGCGGCTCAGGATGCAAGTGGGGCTACTTATATCAATAATATTGTTCTTCCACCTATCTTAGCAAATTTCACTCCGACTGAATACTATGCAAAGGCAGATGTAGATTCATGTGCCGAAGAGATTAAGAATTTTGCGGCATTGGGAGTTCGCCCGGTTGTTACAGTGCTTTTCGGCACATGCACAAATATCCAGCCGGACGGTCTAGTCACTCAGAAGATCTAA